In one window of Gadus chalcogrammus isolate NIFS_2021 chromosome 12, NIFS_Gcha_1.0, whole genome shotgun sequence DNA:
- the LOC130392964 gene encoding uncharacterized protein LOC130392964, translating into MGHATAKDLLQHFKECVQQLDLRHLVSISMDGPNVNWKFFSMLQQEHADTFGGAQLIVVGSCGLHTLHNAFKSGFSVWQMEKVLRALHTLLHNTPARREDFCSLTKSSVFPLPFCGHRWIENLPVVDRAITIWPMMVKTFTTFLTKYQTDEPVIPFIGKDLAVLMKSLLKRFIKAEILNDITALQMVKLDTTAKEARAGLKAVDIGLGAEVVLKELQSSPKSSVGELSVLAFRKDCMDCLTNIVKKMQDKSPLKYTIVRQMACLDPTSMFSDPDLCYERMKGVVQRFLHDNQLSGGASAGDVIVQQFGNFLSLEAKHESFSSFQPMRTRLDVFLHGLLHQSYPELWAFCRKLLLLSHGQATVERGFSVNKEVEADNMKEDTVVAQRMICDYVSVCGGVLKVPLTKELLAAAASARSQYRLHLDQEKRKHASNAQREKRKGAEDHLEQLKTKKILIEVANSLEKDADKLAEQAEGKSGTLMAQLITKSNILRRRHKEKLTELKEVEKELEDKSAELRHMP; encoded by the exons ATGGGCCACGCAACTGCCAAGGACCTACTTCAGCATTTCAAA GAGTGTGTGCAGCAGCTTGACCTGAGACATTTGGTTTCTATCTCAATGGATGGACCAAATGTCAATTGGAAGTTTTTCTCAATGCTCCAACAGGAGCATGCAGATACATTTGGAGGTGCCCAGCTGATTGTGGTGGGGAGCTGTGGGCTTCACACACTCCACAATGCCTTTAAAAGTGGCTTCAGTGTCTGGCAGATGGAGAAAGTGCTCAGGGCATTGCATACACTCTTGCACAATACCCCTGCTAGAAGAGAAGATTTCTGCTCTTTGACCAAGTCAtctgtgtttcccctaccattctGTGGGCATCGCTGGATCGAAAACCTACCCGTTGTCGACAGGGCTATCACCATATGGCCAATGATGGTGAA GACCTTCACCACATTTCTGACTAAGTATCAGACAGATGAGCCGGTGATTCCATTCATCGGTAAAGATCTGGCTGTTCTCATGAAG AGCCTACTGAAGAGGTTCATCAAGGCAGAGATCCTTAATGACATCACAGCACTGCAAATGGTCAAACTGGACACAACTGCCAAGGAAGCAAGGGCTGGCCTAAAGGCTGTGGACATTGGATTAGGAGCAGAAGTAGTCCTAAAG GAACTCCAGAGTAGCCCCAAGAGCAGCGTAGGGGAGCTCAGTGTGTTGGCCTTTAGAAAGGACTGCATGGACTGTTTGACCAATATTGTCAAGAAAATGCAAGACAAGAGCCCACTGAAGTACACCATTGTGAGGCAGATGGCATGTTTGGACCCAACGAGCATGTTCTCAGACCCCGACTTGTGCTATGAAAGAATGAAAGGAGTTGTTCAGAGGTTTCTGCATGATAACCAGCTGTCAGGAGGCGCCTCTGCTG GTGATGTGATTGTCCAACAATTTGGAAATTTCTTGTCTCTGGAGGCAAAACATGAGTCATTCTCCTCTTTCCAACCCATGCGTACAAGACTGGACGTTTTCCTGCATGGACTCCTCCATCAATCCTACCCTGAACTCTGGGCATTCTGCAGGAAACTTCTGCTTCTCTCCCATGGCCAAGCAACGGTTGAGAGGGGCTTTTCTGTAAACAAGGAGGTAGAGGCCGATAACATGAAGGAGGACACAGTGGTTGCTCAGAGGATGATCTGTGactatgtctctgtctgtggggGGGTTCTCAAAGTACCTCTGACTAAGGAGCTTTTGGCAGCTGCAGCTTCAGCTAGGTCTCAGTATCGGCTACACCTGGACCAGGAAAAGAGAAAGCATGCGAGCAATGctcaaagagaaaagagaaaaggtGCAGAAGACCACCTAGAGCAGCTCAAAACGAAGAAGATACTGATTGAGGTAGCAAACAGCCTGGAAAAAGATGCAGACAAGCTAGCAGAACAAGCTGAGGGTAAATCAGGCACACTCATGGCCCAGCTAATCACCAAGTCAAACATCCTCAGAAGAAGACACAAAGAAAAACTCACAGAACTCaaagaggtagagaaagagctGGAAGATAAATCGGCAGAACTCAGGCATATGCCATAA